In Poseidonibacter antarcticus, a single genomic region encodes these proteins:
- a CDS encoding HTH domain-containing protein, producing the protein MSKRIDIRGVIYNSILPLRFIENKNTHAIWKCKCLKCHKAVYVSYINIVTGNTKSCASCGQRKLSIKEAKEIYKKKQNNISVIALAKEYNVERSTIYRTLKNMKMQKK; encoded by the coding sequence ATGAGTAAAAGAATAGATATAAGAGGTGTTATATATAATAGTATTTTACCTCTGAGGTTTATTGAAAATAAAAATACTCATGCTATTTGGAAATGTAAATGTTTAAAATGTCATAAAGCAGTATATGTTTCATATATTAATATAGTTACTGGGAATACTAAATCATGTGCATCATGTGGACAAAGAAAATTATCTATAAAAGAGGCTAAAGAGATTTATAAAAAGAAACAAAACAATATTTCAGTAATAGCCCTAGCAAAAGAATATAATGTAGAAAGAAGTACTATTTATAGAACATTAAAAAATATGAAAATGCAAAAGAAATAG
- a CDS encoding ParA family protein, with translation MDKNILGEVYGVTVQKGGVGKSTFSQALAYSFAKQGYKTVLVDLDPQATLTGAFFGYSYGAFSQTEDNGSIEYDISNVTNIFRDTEVEPIIIKTTKHIINPNKGKMLQPHYLEEEMEIDFYPSNYQLLSATESDDFTRDTKIQLLYKFINSLKSKYDKIVIDSPPSFGIITTSILKSAKAILIPIPTKNVDTDGMVGFFRTLDKIYLTENLKDLSKIVLIPNMFDKRVTDAKETLSEIKRIPNLLHETKNLRKLTCKVMDPFPQKACIQEAPSFKLFLAPYIMDFQRSQNQDLILKIDNIAKELSNS, from the coding sequence ATGGACAAAAATATATTAGGTGAAGTATATGGTGTTACAGTTCAAAAAGGTGGAGTTGGTAAATCAACGTTCTCTCAAGCTCTTGCATATTCATTTGCAAAACAAGGCTATAAAACTGTATTGGTAGATTTAGATCCTCAAGCAACATTAACTGGAGCATTTTTCGGATACTCATATGGAGCATTTTCACAAACTGAAGATAATGGTTCAATTGAATATGATATTAGTAATGTAACTAATATTTTTAGAGATACTGAAGTTGAACCAATAATTATAAAAACTACAAAACATATAATAAATCCTAATAAAGGGAAAATGTTACAACCTCATTATTTAGAAGAAGAAATGGAAATAGATTTTTATCCTTCTAATTACCAATTATTATCAGCTACAGAATCAGATGATTTCACTAGAGATACTAAAATACAATTATTATACAAATTTATAAATTCATTAAAAAGTAAATATGATAAAATTGTCATAGATTCTCCTCCTTCATTTGGAATTATTACAACATCTATTCTAAAATCTGCAAAAGCAATATTAATTCCAATTCCAACTAAAAATGTTGATACAGATGGTATGGTAGGTTTTTTTAGAACACTAGATAAAATATATTTAACTGAAAATTTAAAAGATCTTTCAAAAATAGTTTTAATTCCAAATATGTTTGATAAAAGAGTTACTGATGCAAAAGAGACTCTTTCAGAAATAAAAAGAATCCCTAACCTACTTCATGAAACTAAAAATTTAAGAAAATTAACTTGTAAAGTTATGGATCCTTTCCCACAAAAAGCTTGTATTCAAGAAGCCCCTAGTTTCAAATTATTTTTGGCTCCTTATATTATGGATTTCCAAAGATCACAAAATCAAGACCTAATTTTAAAAATTGATAATATTGCAAAAGAATTATCAAATAGCTAA